TCTTGATTTCCGTGCCCAAGCAACATTGGAATCGCATTCTCTGAAGTAATCAAATTAACATCCATAATAGCCCCTGAACCTCCAATAAAACCAGCATACTTAAAGCTTTCAGGCAAGTTGTTTTGATATAAATTCATAAGCTTATAGTCCCAAAATGAAGCGTGAAACCCTATTTCGGCTCCAGCACTAATTCCAGATATAAAAATTTTAGAGCTGTCAAGGTTATATTTGTCCGCATTCTTAATTAAATATGAAGTCGCTTGCCACATATCACTAACCCCAATTTGTATGGCTTTAATTTTCTCTGTTAAAGTTCCTCCGCATCCAAAATCTTTATCTTTCATATATAATGAATAGGAAATATTAGCGACAGCGAATCCATTCTGAGCAAGGTAGATGGCAAAATCTCTTTCAGTTGTTCTATTCCCTCCCGAAAACCCACCTCCAAAAGCAAAAATGACAAGCGGTGTTTTTTTATCTGCCTTTTTTTGAGGCAAGTACAAATCCAAATCTAATGCAATTGTATCATTTTGAAAATACGTCATCGTTTTGACTTCTTGTGCATCAACAAAATTCAGGGTCAGACAGATGAAAATTGATAATTGAAAAATGGTTTTTTTCATGAAGAAAATATTTTTTGTTTTTAAAAAATGAAACTCTTTGGACACAAAAAAGTTTCAAAACTAAATGCTTTGAAACCTTTCTGATGCTATGCTTTAAATTTCTATTATAACGACTTCAAATAATCAGCACTTTTTTTCAACGCAATTTCAGGAGACTGCACCATATCTTGTTCCACAAAGAAATGATCAACCCCGTTTTGTTTTGCCGCAGTAAGTATTTTAGGTAAATCAAACACCCCTTCTCCGCAAGAAGTCATATATGGGAAAAGACTAATCCATTGTGACGGATCACCTCCGTCACCTGCAAATCTTTTAGACTCTTTCATATCCTTTGCGTGTATCATTTTATACCTTCCTTTGTGTTTTTCGAATAATTGAACTGGATCAGCACCACCAGCCATAGTCCAATACACATCCATTTCAAAATAAACCAAACTAGGATCCGTTTGGTCAAAAATAATATCTAAAGGCATAACTCCATTTACCTTATTTAAACCATATCCGTGATTATGATATGCAAAACGAATTCCTTCTTTCTTAGCTGCATCACCAATTATATTGAATTTATCTGCAACTTTTTTATAATCATCCAAGGTTTTTCTTTCTTCATAAGGAATAGATGGAAGCACTACATATTTCGCCCCAATTAAGTTAGCCGTTTCAGCTAATGGCCCCATATTAGTTAACAATGTGTCTAAATCAGTATGCATCGAAGGAATAGTTATTCCGTTTGATTTTGCAGCTTTTAAAAAATCATTAGCAGACTTATTAAAGAAACCACTTCCTTTGAATCCTAATTGAGGAGTAACCGCATTCCAGGAAGCTTTTGCTTTATCAGTACTAAATTCATATGGTCCAAAACATTCTACTTCTTCATATCCCATTTTAGCTAAAAGAGTAAAAGCGGTTTCAAAATCATTCTCTAATAATTTAGGTACGGAAAACAAACCCAAACCTACTTTATCAATTAACGGGGTTTTAGTAAATAGGCCGTTAGCATTTACTAAAGATGCTACTGAAAACAGTGCCGTACTTTGAAGAAATTGACGTCTTTTCATAAATAATAATTTTTAGCTTCTAAGTTATTATTTATTTTGAAATAAAAAAAATTGCTTTACTCTTTTGCATAAAAAAAGCCTCTCAATTACTTGAAAGGCTTAAAATTGTGGTCCCACCTGGGCTCGAACCAGGGACCACCTGATTATGAGTCAGGTGCTCTAACCAACTGAGCTATAGGACCGGTTAAGAGTTTGCAATATTACTACTATTTTTTATTTGCCGCAACTATTTTTTAATTAGATTTTTTGATAATGGCCATTATTAACATTTCAAAAAACAAATGCTCTGATTATTAAGATTCTATTCCAATCTTTCCTTAAAATTATTGTTTTATTTCTTGACATAATTCTATCAGAACCCCATTTGTGGTTTTAGGATGTAAAAAAGCAACCAACTTATTATCTGCGCCTTTTTTAGGAATTTCATTCAAAACAACAAATCCTTCATTTTTTAATCGCGCTATTTCCGAAACAATATCTTCAACATCAAAAGCGACATGATGGATTCCTTCTCCTTTTTTTTCAATAAATTTAGCTATTGGACTTTCTGGATTTGTTGCCGCCAAAAGTTCAATTTTATTTGGCCCAGTTTGAAAAAAAGACGTCGT
Above is a window of Flavobacterium sp. 123 DNA encoding:
- a CDS encoding alpha/beta hydrolase fold domain-containing protein → MKKTIFQLSIFICLTLNFVDAQEVKTMTYFQNDTIALDLDLYLPQKKADKKTPLVIFAFGGGFSGGNRTTERDFAIYLAQNGFAVANISYSLYMKDKDFGCGGTLTEKIKAIQIGVSDMWQATSYLIKNADKYNLDSSKIFISGISAGAEIGFHASFWDYKLMNLYQNNLPESFKYAGFIGGSGAIMDVNLITSENAIPMLLGHGNQDKLVPYSVGPHRSCSTNASGWLILFGSNAVYNHLISLHKEVKLITFDGGGHEFSGYLFQKEPHYVLEFLNDILAGKKEESHIIIPSK
- a CDS encoding sugar phosphate isomerase/epimerase, producing the protein MKRRQFLQSTALFSVASLVNANGLFTKTPLIDKVGLGLFSVPKLLENDFETAFTLLAKMGYEEVECFGPYEFSTDKAKASWNAVTPQLGFKGSGFFNKSANDFLKAAKSNGITIPSMHTDLDTLLTNMGPLAETANLIGAKYVVLPSIPYEERKTLDDYKKVADKFNIIGDAAKKEGIRFAYHNHGYGLNKVNGVMPLDIIFDQTDPSLVYFEMDVYWTMAGGADPVQLFEKHKGRYKMIHAKDMKESKRFAGDGGDPSQWISLFPYMTSCGEGVFDLPKILTAAKQNGVDHFFVEQDMVQSPEIALKKSADYLKSL
- the mce gene encoding methylmalonyl-CoA epimerase; translated protein: MKKIEHIGIAVKDLETSNALFEKLLGVAAYKFEAVESEGVTTSFFQTGPNKIELLAATNPESPIAKFIEKKGEGIHHVAFDVEDIVSEIARLKNEGFVVLNEIPKKGADNKLVAFLHPKTTNGVLIELCQEIKQ